In one window of Chryseobacterium viscerum DNA:
- a CDS encoding sulfate adenylyltransferase subunit 1 produces the protein MDILRFITAGSVDDGKSTLIGRLLYDSKSILQDQLEVLEKHSKNKNEDGVDLALLTDGLRAEREQGITIDVAYRYFSTAKRKFIIADAPGHVQYTRNMITGASNSDLMVILIDARKGVIEQTRRHSIIASLLQLKKVAVAINKMDMVDYSEEVFENIKSEYAKIAENLGLNDVSYFPISALKGDNIVSKSSRTEWYEGNSLLEYLEEVTLNEETNNGSRFQVQYVIRPQTEELHDYRGYAGQILSGKFTKGDKIHILPADLTTEITKIEINGIEKEKAFEGQPAVIHLAHDVDISRGDIFATEEHVPTVEKDLEILLCWLDQKPLQPGNKYLLQQNSRLVKAVVKEVDYKINVNTLIREQTDGEIKLNEIVKVTLRTAQPLVYDSFTNNKTTGSAILVDETSNSTVAACIIQ, from the coding sequence ATGGATATATTAAGATTTATAACAGCAGGAAGCGTAGATGACGGTAAAAGTACCCTTATCGGCAGACTGCTTTACGATAGCAAAAGTATTTTACAGGATCAGTTGGAAGTCCTTGAAAAACATTCTAAAAACAAAAATGAAGACGGAGTAGACCTTGCCCTTTTAACGGATGGTCTGCGCGCAGAAAGAGAGCAGGGAATCACCATTGATGTTGCCTACCGCTATTTTTCAACCGCAAAAAGAAAATTTATCATTGCTGATGCTCCGGGTCACGTGCAGTATACCCGCAATATGATCACCGGAGCGTCCAACTCTGACCTGATGGTCATCCTGATCGATGCACGAAAAGGAGTGATTGAACAGACCAGAAGACATTCTATCATCGCCTCTTTGTTACAGTTAAAGAAAGTAGCTGTAGCCATCAACAAAATGGATATGGTAGATTATTCCGAAGAAGTTTTTGAAAATATAAAATCAGAATATGCAAAAATTGCAGAAAATCTGGGATTGAATGACGTAAGTTATTTCCCAATCTCAGCATTGAAAGGAGATAATATTGTTTCAAAATCGTCCAGAACAGAATGGTACGAAGGAAATTCACTTCTGGAATATCTTGAAGAAGTAACGTTAAATGAAGAAACAAATAATGGAAGTCGTTTTCAGGTTCAGTATGTAATCCGCCCCCAAACTGAGGAACTGCATGATTACAGGGGATATGCCGGACAAATATTAAGCGGAAAATTCACAAAAGGAGACAAAATTCATATTCTTCCGGCAGATCTGACCACTGAAATCACCAAAATTGAGATCAATGGCATTGAAAAAGAAAAAGCCTTTGAAGGCCAGCCAGCTGTGATCCACCTTGCTCACGATGTAGATATCAGCCGGGGAGATATTTTTGCCACGGAAGAGCATGTTCCGACAGTTGAAAAAGACCTTGAAATTCTTTTATGCTGGCTGGATCAGAAACCGTTGCAGCCAGGGAATAAATACCTTCTGCAGCAAAATAGCAGACTTGTAAAAGCAGTTGTAAAAGAGGTAGATTACAAAATCAATGTCAACACCCTGATCAGGGAACAGACTGATGGCGAAATTAAACTGAACGAAATTGTAAAAGTTACACTCCGTACAGCACAGCCTTTGGTGTATGACAGCTTTACCAATAATAAAACAACGGGCTCGGCTATTCTGGTAGATGAAACGTCCAATTCAACGGTAGCAGCCTGTATAATTCAATAG
- the cysD gene encoding sulfate adenylyltransferase subunit CysD: MSIHQLNYLDQLEAESIYILREVAGQFERPALLFSGGKDSIVLAHLARKAFFYGKIPFTFVHVDTGHNFPEVLDFRDQLVKQLDVNLAVRKVEDTIKSKKLTEAKGKFPSRNWLQTYTLLDTIEEFEFDACIGGARRDEEKARAKERIFSVRDEFGQWDPKLQRPELWNIFNGKIHKGENVRVFPISNWTELDIWNYIRREKIALPSIYFSHEREVIDFNGQWLANSSHVFLEPEDIITTKKIRYRTVGDMTCTAAVESNAVTIDAVIEEIVATRISERGETRIDDRVTEAAMEDRKKGGYF, encoded by the coding sequence ATGTCAATACATCAGTTAAACTATTTAGATCAGTTAGAAGCCGAATCTATTTACATATTAAGAGAAGTGGCAGGTCAGTTTGAACGTCCGGCCTTATTATTCAGCGGAGGAAAAGACAGTATTGTACTGGCTCATCTGGCAAGAAAAGCATTCTTCTATGGGAAAATTCCGTTTACATTTGTTCATGTAGATACCGGACACAATTTTCCGGAAGTGTTGGATTTTCGTGATCAGCTGGTAAAACAATTGGATGTTAATCTTGCAGTCAGAAAAGTGGAAGACACTATTAAAAGTAAAAAACTGACTGAGGCTAAAGGTAAATTCCCAAGCAGAAACTGGCTGCAAACCTACACTCTTCTTGATACTATTGAAGAATTTGAATTTGATGCCTGTATTGGAGGAGCCAGAAGAGATGAAGAAAAAGCCCGCGCCAAAGAAAGAATCTTCTCAGTACGTGATGAATTCGGACAATGGGATCCTAAACTTCAGCGTCCGGAGCTTTGGAATATTTTCAACGGAAAAATCCATAAAGGAGAGAATGTAAGAGTTTTCCCTATCAGCAACTGGACAGAACTTGACATCTGGAACTATATCCGAAGAGAAAAAATCGCACTCCCTTCCATCTATTTCTCGCATGAAAGAGAAGTAATCGATTTTAATGGACAATGGCTTGCCAATTCATCGCACGTTTTCTTGGAACCTGAAGATATTATCACCACAAAAAAAATCCGTTACCGTACCGTAGGAGACATGACATGCACTGCAGCTGTGGAATCTAATGCTGTTACAATAGATGCGGTAATCGAAGAAATTGTAGCAACCAGAATTTCAGAACGTGGCGAAACCAGAATTGATGACAGGGTAACAGAAGCCGCAATGGAAGACCGAAAAAAAGGAGGCTATTTCTAA
- a CDS encoding phosphoadenylyl-sulfate reductase, with translation MEYSLKNEFENIAKEASEASFQTNGLQLLTERFPGKVIFSTSFSYEDQVITHLIKDLNIEIFTLDTGRLFEQTYETWASTKAFFKKNIKAYYPDTEELREFVTENGPDSFYQSIEKRKACCTIRKVHPLKKALEGYKVWITGLRSEHSANRQNMPQLEWDPDNKIIKFHPILHWTSEQVTNYVKDHHLPYNHLHKKGFVSIGCEPCTRAIKEGEDFRAGRWWWEDANKKECGLHIHQ, from the coding sequence ATGGAATACAGTCTGAAAAATGAATTCGAAAATATTGCAAAAGAGGCTTCTGAAGCTTCTTTTCAAACTAATGGGCTGCAATTACTGACTGAAAGATTCCCAGGTAAAGTAATCTTTTCAACCAGTTTCAGCTATGAAGATCAGGTCATCACTCATCTGATAAAAGATTTAAATATTGAAATATTCACCCTGGATACGGGAAGACTTTTTGAACAGACCTACGAAACCTGGGCATCTACAAAGGCTTTCTTCAAGAAAAATATCAAAGCTTATTATCCGGATACGGAAGAACTCAGAGAATTTGTAACAGAAAATGGTCCGGACTCATTTTACCAATCTATAGAAAAGAGGAAAGCATGCTGTACTATACGAAAGGTTCATCCTTTAAAAAAAGCACTGGAAGGCTATAAAGTATGGATCACAGGACTTAGATCTGAACATTCTGCCAACAGACAGAATATGCCACAGCTGGAGTGGGATCCGGATAACAAAATCATAAAATTTCATCCTATTCTTCACTGGACTTCAGAACAAGTGACAAATTATGTAAAAGATCATCATTTACCATACAATCATCTTCACAAAAAAGGATTTGTAAGCATAGGATGCGAGCCCTGTACCAGAGCAATCAAAGAAGGAGAAGATTTCAGAGCGGGCCGATGGTGGTGGGAAGATGCCAATAAAAAAGAGTGTGGTCTGCATATTCATCAATAA
- a CDS encoding RrF2 family transcriptional regulator — protein sequence MMSKRCKYALKAMVRLARNYNQGFLPTSVIAQDENIPKKFLEQILLELKRAKLVNSKQGKVGGYYLLKSPDDVSLADIYRIFDGPIALTPCVSLNFYEACDDCVDEAVCYLRKELMIVREKTRTSMMEATLTKFINKD from the coding sequence ATGATGTCAAAACGTTGCAAATATGCACTTAAAGCAATGGTCAGATTAGCAAGGAATTATAACCAGGGCTTTCTGCCAACCTCTGTTATTGCACAAGATGAAAACATCCCCAAGAAATTTCTGGAACAAATTCTTCTCGAGCTTAAAAGAGCTAAGCTTGTCAACAGTAAACAGGGCAAAGTAGGAGGGTATTACCTTCTTAAATCTCCTGACGATGTTTCATTAGCAGATATTTACCGTATTTTTGATGGTCCTATTGCTCTTACACCGTGTGTTTCTTTAAATTTTTACGAAGCATGTGACGATTGTGTAGATGAAGCAGTCTGCTATCTGAGAAAAGAACTCATGATCGTTCGTGAGAAGACCAGAACAAGCATGATGGAAGCCACACTTACTAAGTTTATAAATAAAGATTAA
- a CDS encoding GNAT family N-acetyltransferase produces the protein MHYKNDSIIIREFSPEEFSLFSTLFQNENVTRYLPYKTPEEYKEMFDKALSDYEAGPFSRWGIFNTQNNDFVGMCLARVFLDNTDQLEIGYTLGENYWGKGLGTEVCKALVDYCLSLNHQRDIVAVTDLDNIGSQKVLLKSGFRRIENLIRENEELAYFLLQKK, from the coding sequence ATGCATTACAAAAACGACAGCATCATCATCCGCGAATTTTCTCCTGAAGAATTTTCTTTATTCTCCACTCTTTTTCAAAATGAAAACGTTACCCGATATCTTCCTTACAAAACTCCAGAAGAATATAAAGAAATGTTTGACAAAGCATTGTCTGATTATGAAGCAGGACCATTCAGCAGATGGGGAATATTCAACACCCAGAATAACGATTTTGTAGGAATGTGTCTTGCCAGAGTCTTCCTTGATAATACTGACCAGTTAGAAATAGGGTATACCTTAGGAGAAAATTACTGGGGCAAAGGACTCGGAACCGAAGTTTGTAAAGCCCTTGTTGATTATTGTTTATCATTAAATCATCAGAGAGATATCGTAGCAGTAACCGATCTTGATAATATAGGTTCTCAGAAAGTTCTTCTGAAAAGCGGTTTCAGGAGAATTGAAAATCTGATTCGTGAGAATGAAGAACTTGCTTACTTTTTATTACAGAAGAAGTAA
- a CDS encoding zinc-dependent metalloprotease, with translation MKKFKLLVLVSLFPIIGFAQENRPHECKADEMMKQHFKLHPESKAEYENFEKYTQDFVKKMGSDKNSLNNRINNPTYIIPVVFHVYGESQSNVKVNYQKVVDLLEQINLNFNGINTDSNTVDPDFQSIRGALSIEFRLAKIDPTGKATSGVVFHPFKGGYGNGGGYDAEIGTDAWDNTKYMNVYIQNDLYANKDLYQSGVAWYPDSYMTSVNTARVVYNGRYIFNAAGTTASNEFSDTFTHEFGHWLNLQHTFNVPCSTANPTNDGDGVADTPVENNSSGLGCSAGNNCLGQKVNVENYMGYNGSSGCYKMFTNGQVNRMLAALNHPSRMNLWQPANLAATGVANTLPKLTLSNSTFTENLNNNGAVSLDGTVASAPTSTITLNGATFAVPNGTALTAGTHFTSSLPAGLTAAIAVTNPTTATLTINGAATSHPKSQVLNSSITFLNAAITGGVTSLGSTTALALTFSYKDPYKIVTGTPLESYANPTPTTVTTNSGATWKYFIINPELSDDAGYGAWYYGANQLKLETYWKGLVCQTGTRNISLIPACTTITNANNIGYPIGTPGQLDVYTPTYTTWSGKTAYVGFRNQFEGYNINGYFKLIVGANGSGYSVTEFGYNTQPNGSITTPCALSSLSTSDVDTTNSETSIYPNPVSDVLNIKTKGKIKSISVYDMFGRKMNAKVIGDKVDVKHFLSGTYLIDIETSLGKSSQKFTKK, from the coding sequence ATGAAAAAATTTAAATTACTAGTACTTGTTTCCCTATTTCCAATAATAGGTTTTGCGCAAGAAAACAGACCTCATGAGTGTAAAGCAGATGAAATGATGAAACAACATTTTAAACTGCACCCTGAATCTAAGGCTGAATATGAAAATTTTGAGAAATACACCCAAGATTTCGTAAAAAAAATGGGATCAGACAAAAATTCATTGAATAATAGGATCAACAATCCAACGTACATCATCCCTGTGGTTTTTCATGTATATGGAGAATCTCAAAGCAATGTAAAAGTAAATTACCAGAAAGTAGTTGACTTACTGGAACAAATCAACTTAAATTTCAATGGAATTAACACGGATTCAAATACTGTGGATCCTGATTTCCAATCTATCAGAGGAGCGTTAAGCATTGAATTTCGCTTAGCTAAAATTGATCCAACCGGAAAAGCAACAAGCGGAGTGGTATTTCATCCTTTCAAAGGCGGATATGGCAATGGAGGCGGATATGATGCAGAAATTGGCACAGATGCATGGGATAATACAAAGTATATGAATGTGTATATACAGAATGATCTGTATGCTAATAAAGATTTATATCAATCAGGAGTTGCCTGGTATCCGGATTCATACATGACTTCAGTAAATACAGCCAGAGTTGTATATAATGGACGTTATATATTTAATGCTGCAGGAACAACGGCTTCAAACGAGTTTTCTGATACATTTACTCACGAATTTGGGCATTGGTTAAATCTTCAGCACACGTTTAATGTTCCATGTTCAACTGCAAACCCAACTAATGATGGTGATGGAGTTGCTGACACCCCTGTAGAAAATAATTCTTCCGGATTAGGATGTTCAGCGGGTAACAATTGTCTTGGACAAAAAGTGAACGTTGAAAACTATATGGGATACAATGGCTCTTCCGGTTGTTATAAAATGTTTACCAATGGACAGGTTAACAGAATGCTGGCAGCATTAAATCATCCTTCGCGAATGAATTTATGGCAGCCTGCCAACTTAGCCGCAACCGGAGTTGCTAATACTCTACCTAAATTAACCCTTAGCAACAGTACATTTACAGAGAACCTAAACAATAATGGAGCCGTGTCATTAGATGGAACAGTAGCATCTGCCCCTACATCAACGATTACGCTAAACGGAGCAACATTTGCCGTACCAAATGGAACAGCTCTTACTGCAGGAACACATTTCACTTCTTCATTACCAGCAGGACTAACAGCAGCTATAGCAGTTACAAACCCAACTACTGCTACGCTTACCATAAATGGTGCTGCAACCAGTCACCCTAAAAGTCAGGTCCTGAATTCATCAATTACGTTCTTAAACGCAGCTATAACAGGAGGTGTAACTTCACTAGGATCAACAACAGCTTTAGCACTAACTTTCTCTTATAAAGATCCTTATAAAATAGTTACAGGAACTCCTCTGGAAAGTTATGCCAACCCAACACCAACAACAGTAACCACCAACTCCGGGGCAACTTGGAAATATTTTATCATTAACCCGGAGCTTAGTGATGATGCAGGGTATGGTGCCTGGTACTATGGAGCAAATCAATTAAAATTGGAAACCTATTGGAAAGGATTAGTATGCCAAACAGGAACAAGAAATATCAGTTTAATTCCAGCTTGTACCACCATAACGAATGCAAATAATATAGGCTATCCAATTGGTACTCCTGGACAACTTGACGTATACACTCCTACATACACTACCTGGTCTGGCAAAACCGCTTATGTTGGTTTTAGAAACCAATTCGAAGGTTACAATATTAACGGCTATTTCAAACTGATTGTTGGGGCCAATGGTTCGGGTTATTCTGTAACTGAGTTTGGATATAATACACAACCAAATGGCAGTATTACAACCCCTTGTGCATTATCATCATTATCCACTTCAGACGTTGATACAACAAACTCAGAAACATCTATCTATCCCAATCCAGTTTCTGATGTATTAAATATTAAAACAAAAGGGAAAATTAAATCAATTTCTGTTTATGATATGTTTGGAAGAAAAATGAATGCAAAAGTTATTGGTGATAAGGTTGATGTTAAACACTTCCTAAGCGGAACTTATTTAATTGATATTGAAACTTCTTTAGGAAAATCTTCCCAAAAATTCACTAAAAAATAG
- a CDS encoding NAD(P)/FAD-dependent oxidoreductase, with protein sequence MTQNKGKALIIGAGIAGLSSAYYLLQKGWSVEILEQNDLSNNCSYGNAGMIVPSHFTPLAAPGVVAQGIRWMFDSKSPFYVKPSLNTDLFSWGLKFLKHSNQKHVDYSTAAIRDLNLASSKLYNEIASKDEFDFELNQNGILMLYKTEKVAEEEIELAHKAISMGLPVDILDKKGIQELEPNIRLDVIGGVNYKCDGHMNPMKLMKQMISYLKNNGVVFHTHHKVTGFETSVNMIKAVIANDKKFTADRFVMTGGSFLPELAQKAGIKIQLMPGKGYSFMYTTENQINTMNHAALLLEARVAVTPMNGQIRFGGTMELASHHDKINMKRVEGIVRSIPQYLPDFQIEKPKESEIWFGYRPCAPDGLPYLGQSSQLKNLIIGGGGGMMGLSLGPIFGKTVSELANDQKPTVEIKIFNPERFS encoded by the coding sequence ATGACACAGAATAAAGGAAAAGCACTCATTATTGGTGCAGGAATAGCTGGTTTAAGCTCCGCTTATTATCTTTTACAGAAAGGCTGGAGTGTAGAAATTCTGGAACAGAATGATCTTTCCAACAATTGTTCTTATGGCAATGCAGGAATGATAGTTCCCAGTCACTTTACTCCGTTAGCGGCGCCGGGTGTTGTTGCACAAGGAATCCGTTGGATGTTTGATAGCAAAAGTCCGTTTTATGTAAAGCCTTCATTGAATACAGATTTGTTCTCCTGGGGATTGAAGTTTTTGAAACATTCTAACCAAAAACATGTTGATTATTCCACAGCTGCTATCCGGGATCTTAATCTTGCGAGCAGCAAACTGTATAATGAGATTGCCTCAAAGGATGAATTTGATTTTGAGCTTAATCAAAATGGCATTTTAATGCTCTATAAAACGGAGAAAGTAGCAGAAGAGGAGATAGAACTTGCTCATAAAGCAATCAGTATGGGATTACCTGTTGATATTCTGGACAAAAAAGGAATTCAGGAACTCGAGCCCAATATCCGGCTGGACGTTATTGGCGGGGTCAATTATAAATGTGACGGCCATATGAATCCGATGAAACTGATGAAGCAGATGATCTCTTATCTTAAAAATAATGGTGTCGTTTTTCATACCCATCACAAGGTAACCGGATTTGAAACATCAGTAAACATGATTAAAGCAGTAATTGCCAATGATAAAAAGTTTACAGCAGACCGTTTCGTCATGACCGGAGGCTCATTTCTCCCTGAACTGGCTCAGAAAGCAGGAATCAAAATTCAATTAATGCCAGGAAAAGGATATTCATTCATGTATACCACTGAAAATCAAATCAATACAATGAACCATGCTGCTTTATTACTGGAAGCAAGAGTGGCTGTCACTCCTATGAATGGGCAGATCCGCTTCGGTGGAACTATGGAACTGGCTTCCCATCATGATAAAATTAACATGAAAAGAGTAGAAGGTATCGTCCGGTCTATTCCTCAATATTTACCTGACTTTCAGATTGAAAAACCCAAAGAATCTGAAATCTGGTTCGGCTACAGGCCCTGCGCACCGGATGGACTGCCTTATTTAGGACAATCTTCCCAATTAAAAAACCTGATTATAGGAGGCGGCGGCGGTATGATGGGTTTAAGTTTAGGACCCATTTTTGGAAAAACAGTTTCAGAACTTGCCAATGACCAAAAGCCAACGGTTGAGATAAAGATATTCAACCCTGAAAGATTTAGTTAG